Proteins encoded together in one Ptiloglossa arizonensis isolate GNS036 chromosome 9, iyPtiAriz1_principal, whole genome shotgun sequence window:
- the LOC143151095 gene encoding uncharacterized protein LOC143151095 yields MRGPGYTRCRGVRTGKLYTLVHLLSNSFSPHRASNAENILWKFRTVLDLLSTSVPILLHEDAPRSRNFRILLFIHHLDPGSCQYICRSFEVTYFLFFSSHLLPRMARDIFCA; encoded by the exons ATGCGAGGTCCGGGATACACGCGATGTCGTGGTGTCCGCACGGGAAAATTGTACACCCTCGTTC ATCTTTTGAGTAATAGTTTTTCACCACATAGAGCATCGAACGCGGAGAATATTCTTTGGAAGTTTCGAACAGTTTTGGATTTACTTTCGACAAGTGTCCCAATACTTCTGCACGAGGATGCACCTcgatcgcgaaactttcgaatacttttatttattcatcatCTGGATCCTGGAAGTTGTCAATATATTTGTCGCTCTTTCGAAGTaacgtattttcttttcttttcctcacACCTCCTTCCGCGAATGGCGCGTGATATTTTTTGCGCTTGA